CCTGGCCCCGCTGGGCAAGAAGCCGCTGAAGCTCTCCTAGCTTCTCCTCTTCCCCGTGCACCAGGGCTACCCGGGGCTGCCCTTCCAGCCAGTCCAGAAGCTCATCCTGCCCCGCATGCCCCGAGAAGCCGCCCAGGGTGTGGACGCTGGCCCTAAGGGGTACCTCCTGCCCCAGAAGGCGGATGCGCTCGGGCCTTTGGATGATCTCGGCTCCCAGGCCCCCTCGAGGCTGGTAGCCCACGAAGACCAAGGTGTTCTTAGGATCGGAAAGGCCGTGCTTCAGGTGGTGGAGGATCCGCCCCCCGGTGAGCATGCCGCTTCCCGCGATGATCACCATGGGGCCGGGCTCGCGGTTTAAGGCCTTGGATTCCTCCACGCTTTCCACCACCCGAAGCCCCCGGGGGCGGAAGGGATTCTTCCCCGCCAGGAAGTAGGCCTGCACCTCCTCGCTGAAGTAGCGCACCAGCTGGGGATAGAGGTCAAGGACCCGCTCGGCCATGGGGGAGTCCAGGTAGATGGGGGCCTCGGGCAGGCGGTGGCCGTTTTCATAGAGGAGGAAAAGGATTTCCTGGGCGCGCTCCACGGCAAACGAGGGGATGAAGACCTTGCCGCCTTGGCCCAGGGTTCGTTTTAGGATCTCCAAAAACTCCTGCACCGTGGCGGCAAAGGACC
This genomic interval from Thermus antranikianii DSM 12462 contains the following:
- a CDS encoding MBL fold metallo-hydrolase, whose protein sequence is MRIVPFGAAREVTGSCHLLLAEGRRILLDCGMFQGHGEEKNHAPFGFDPQAVDAVVLTHAHLDHVGRLPKLFREGYRGPVYATQATFLLMQIVLEDALKVMETPFFEEEDVEEALRHVRLLEYGEWLRLGDLALTFGQAGHLPGSAFVVVQGEGKTLVYSGDLGNRQKTVLPDPSSPPKADLILCEGTYGDRPHRSFAATVQEFLEILKRTLGQGGKVFIPSFAVERAQEILFLLYENGHRLPEAPIYLDSPMAERVLDLYPQLVRYFSEEVQAYFLAGKNPFRPRGLRVVESVEESKALNREPGPMVIIAGSGMLTGGRILHHLKHGLSDPKNTLVFVGYQPRGGLGAEIIQRPERIRLLGQEVPLRASVHTLGGFSGHAGQDELLDWLEGQPRVALVHGEEEKLGELQRLLAQRGQAAHLATFGEAIGV